A part of Chanos chanos chromosome 9, fChaCha1.1, whole genome shotgun sequence genomic DNA contains:
- the znf574 gene encoding zinc finger protein 574, whose amino-acid sequence METSSVYMCFPCYQEFPTLEEVLTHQLTCTAEPANDTDTPTSTAPPTESLTTPQVPETEFIGQSLLVPQVQVDPGVGVALGSQQVKGRQSDIPRILYQCADCEILFDSLPLWQQHRKLGTCQEAEAGPGETDTPTQQVLVQSEQGEVQEQAQVESESGAMEEKDGGEEPAENVPEDRQAAQDNGLAGREDEETREASGGEEGVREEVSVSPPVRRRGAGPKKAKPPLSLLCVDCGRSFSLVPELVSHRRTVHGLKEALHRCGVCGESFLNTTLFLYHRKQHRASSSPAPNPAPNPDPPGQGLLLLAAAGEEQSLLLPSALPEDSTARLEVTVEQEGMEVVEEPQMSVEEEQTNVDAPVEVMDEEQQTEGEINEGQQTEGGEEVREEVMDEGEVTEDPGSTGVAPSAASQSFLCSVCGSGFGAEGDLAEHRGSQHGLSAALHRCPDCGEEFMNTTQFLYHRRSHRISTSHTHAPASLTQTLPWTCLSVVRRQTGASPCSQSRLTPWPTCPPPPPPAQLSRDWSRTALPHACPYCGRGFTRRCQLRAHVTSHTGEKLFSCKTCGKAFSSPSNLLRHTQTHGGARPFSCDLCDKSFFEAVTLKRHMLIHTHSGERNTHQRRRRGRGGGAMGRLLHHCPECPASFKLESQLQSHRLLHTSHPFPCDVCGEAFQRRKDLDLHSLSHQDKEPVACGNCGSLFLNQSVLDAHLQRCLATELEQAGGGAKPQGRGRSGGQLECDMCGHRCVTQDGLDLHRLSHTGQTPLRCPLLPCRRRFASSSALAEHVLAHCKGTQVKGRAPRRFRCQHCGKEFAYASTFAVHMRIHTDERPFECTHCGKRFRQLPHLQDHERIHSGERPFSCWVCGKSFSVAARLTEHARVHSGERPYACTRCPSAFRSRPNLDKHMRLHANEPVPAGEGEGDAAVQTILLVQSSSPSSESPALGVAPEGAVVMSSLQGAEHVAGAGSVIPGAASSSVVFLHPSITMPTISMPTISMPSVTVPTISVVESDDVPHTIEFIIEETV is encoded by the exons ATGGAGACGTCCTCGGTGTACATGTGTTTCCCGTGCTATCAGGAGTTTCCTACTCTGGAGGAAGTGCTCACGCATCAGCTCACCTGCACAGCAGAACCAGCcaatgatacagacacacccacCAGCACTGCCCCGCCCACAGAGAGTTTGACCACGCCTCAGGTGCCAGAGACTGag TTCATTGGCCAGTCTCTGCTAGTCCCTCAGGTGCAGGTGGACCCAGGTGTGGGCGTGGCTTTGGGGAGTCAGCAGGTGAAAGGACGTCAGTCTGACATACCCCGCATCCTATACCAGTGCGCCGACTGCGAGATTCTTTTTGATTCGCTGCCGCTATGGCAACAGCATCGAAAGCTGGGCACCTGCCAGGAGGCAGAGGCGGGGCctggagaaacagacacacccacccaGCAAGTCCTTGTCCAATCGGAGCAGGGCGAGGTACAGGAGCAGGCGCAGGTGGAGAGCGAGAGCGGAGCGATGGAGGAGAAAGACGGAGGGGAGGAGCCGGCCGAGAACGTTCCGGAAGACCGTCAGGCCGCCCAGGACAACGGCTTAGCAGGAAGGGAGGATGAGGAGACGCGGGAGGCCagcggaggagaggagggagtgCGTGAGGAGGTGTCCGTGAGCCCCCCTGTGCGCCGGCGTGGGGCGGGGCCTAAGAAAGCCAAGCCCCCGTTGAGCCTGCTGTGTGTGGATTGTGGGCGGAGTTTCAGCCTGGTGCCGGAGCTGGTGTCGCACCGCCGCACCGTGCACGGCCTGAAGGAGGCGCTGCACCGCTGCGGCGTGTGCGGCGAGAGCTTCCTCAACACCACGCTCTTCCTCTACCACCGCAAACAGCACCGCGCGTCCTCTAGCCCCGCCCCTAACCCCGCCCCCAACCCCGACCCCCCCGGGCAGGGCCTGCTGCTGCTCGCCGCCGCGGGGGAGGAGCAGAGCCTCTTGCTGCCCAGCGCGCTGCCGGAAGATTCCACCGCTCGGCTGGAGGTGACGGTGGAGCAGGAGGGGATGGAGGTGGTAGAGGAGCCGCAGATGAGCGTGGAGGAGGAGCAGACGAACGTCGACGCCCCTGTGGAGGTGATGGATGAAGAGCagcagacagaaggagagataaATGAGGGTCAGCAGACGGAGGGTGGAGAGGAGGTCAGGGAGGAGGTGATGGATGAAGGAGAGGTGACGGAGGACCCGGGCAGTACGGGCGTGGCCCCTTCGGCGGCGTCTCAGAGTTTCCTGTGCAGCGTCTGCGGGTCGGGTTTCGGCGCGGAGGGCGACTTGGCGGAGCACCGCGGTTCCCAGCACGGCCTGTCGGCGGCGCTGCACCGCTGCCCTGACTGTGGAGAGGAGTTTATGAACACCACCCAGTTCCTTTACCACCGCCGATCACACCGGatctccacctcacacacacacgctcccgcATCGCTCACGCAG accCTCCCGTGGACATGCCTGTCAGTAGTGAGGCGTCAGACGGGGGCCTCGCCGTGCAGTCAGAGCCGTCTGACGCCGTGGCCaacctgcccccccccgcccccgcccgcCCAGCTGAGTCGAGACTGGTCCCGCACGGCACTGCCCCACGCCTGCCCGTACTGCGGCCGCGGCTTCACCCGCCGCTGCCAGCTGCGCGCCCACGTCACCAGCCACACGGGAGAGAAACTCTTCAGCTGCAAGACCTGCGGCAAAGCCTTCTCGTCGCCTAGCAACCTGCTGCGGCACACGCAGACGCACGGAGGCGCCAGGCCCTTCTCCTGCGACCTGTGCGACAAGTCGTTCTTCGAGGCCGTGACCCTGAAGCgacacatgctcatacacacgcactcggGGGAACGTAACACACACCAGCGTCGCAGGCGGGGCCGAGGGGGCGGGGCCATGGGCAGGCTTCTCCATCACTGCCCAGAATGTCCCGCCAGTTTCAAACTGGAGTCTCAGCTACAGAgtcacag ACTTCTCCACACCAGTCATCCATTCCCGTGTGACGTGTGCGGTGAAGCGTTTCAGCGACGTAAAGATCTCGACCTCCACTCGCTTAGTCAccaag ataaagAGCCTGTGGCATGTGGTAACTGTGGATCCCTGTTTCTTAATCAGTCCGTGTTGGACGCTCATCTGCAGCGTTGCCTGGCGACCGAGCTGGAGCAGGCAGGGGGCGGGGCTAAGCCTCAGGGGCGGGGTCGCAGCGGGGGTCAGTTAGAGTGTGACATGTGTGGCCATCGCTGCGTGACGCAGGACGGGCTGGACCTGCACCGTCTCTCGCACACCGGCCAGACGCCGCTGAGGTGCCCTCTGTTGCCATGCCGACGGCGTTTCGCCTCAAGCTCCGCCCTCGCCGAGCACGTGCTCGCCCACTGTAAGGGCACGCAGGTCAAGGGTCGCGCCCCCAGAAGATTCCGCTGCCAACACTGCGGGAAGGAGTTCGCTTACGCCTCCACTTTCGCCGTGCACATGAGGATCCACACCGACGAGAGACCATTCGAG tgtacTCACTGTGGGAAGCGTTTTAGGCAGCTGCCTCACCTGCAGGACCATGAGAGGATCCACAGCGGCGAGCGTCCGTTCAGCTGTTGGGTTTGTGGGAAGAGTTTCAGCGTGGCGGCCCGTCTGACGGAACACGCCCGCGTCCACAGCGGCGAACGCCCGTACGCCTGCACACGCTGCCCCAGCGCCTTTCGCTCTCGCCCCAACCTCGACAAACACATGCGTCTCCACGCCAACGAGCCCGTCCCCGCGGGGGAAGGCGAGGGGGACGCGGCGGTGCAGACCATCCTCCTGGTCCAGTCCTCTTCGCCCTCGTCGGAGTCGCCCGCCCTGGGCGTGGCCCCGGAGGGCGCCGTGGTGATGTCCTCGCTGCAGGGGGCGGAGCATGTGGCGGGCGCCGGCAGCGTGATCCCCGGGGCCGCCTCGTCCTCGGTCGTCTTCCTGCACCCCTCTATCACCATGCCGACCATTTCCATGCCAACCATCTCCATGCCCTCTGTTACCGTGCCGACCATCTCGGTGGTGGAGAGCGATGATGTGCCGCACACCATAGAGTTTATTATAGAGGAGACTgtgtag